The nucleotide sequence ttttagaaaatcgtaaacgggcCATCCGATCGGTTTTGgtcctttcgggccgtcttccggacttccgttgttttctacgatttctttgaaagaatgctcctacttggatgtcgagtctttcggaagatcttcgatccattgctgaggcgaatggtgttttaagataaccatcaccgtttttaTACGAGTCTTTCTGTCCGGTGACGTCTATtacgggttctccgaaatcttggagcaggaaaaggattttgtttgcgggatcctCGGAAAGTCGCCAAACACGGATTCTGTGGCGACtcgggcctagaacttacgcatgagactagccgcccgacgacccCGAgtcagcacggggctagccgcccggcgaccacggccggcacgggcgctagccgccggcggccacggccagcacaggggctagccacccggcggccacggccagcactggggctagccgcccgggcaccacggccagcacgtgcgctagccgccgcggccacggccagcacgggggcgcTTGATGCACCTCAGGACGTGGACCAGGACGTGACACAGCCCCAGAATGGAGATCAGGACGACCAGATCAGCTCAGTcgaggttcatccatccggCCGCACCAGACAGACACCGAGCagtgtaccggatcgacccgcgtACTCCCGGGAAGGACCTTAGGCTGGATCCACGACCAGATGACCAAACTGATCAACCCACACGCCTTCTCTCCCGTCCTACTCGCCACTCTAAGACCAACAGTCAAGCCAGAACTCACTTTGATCGAGAGGAACCCGATTCAGGCCACAGCCTATCTCTTTTGGCCCGTTTGGTCCGTACCGCGCACCCGGACGGACATGCTCTTGATCTGATCGACCAGTTTGATTCTTTCATGGGATTTGATGACTCCAATCTGTCTAAGGCAAGGATTCTTAAGCTCTCCGAAGATTTGGGTCAAGTGAAGTCTTCATCCGTTCATGATGGTTCGATGATCACCCACGCGGGCAGTCCGTCGTATGTCCTTCTCCTTACTGCGATGGAACCGATCATCACGGACGCACCTAGACTCTCTGATGTATCTGGACCAGTCAACATCTGAGACCGTGCTTTGACCAGTCTTCCttgttttccacactttgactagtcttagtcaaatttatgtttctatgccttgttttctgcacttttctttatttctctttgactcaaAACTCTATATAATGTAGTCCATTTCATTGCAATACATCAACgaaattcttcttttttatttgagtttttactctctgttctttgtcaagaacactttagtttctttggtgtggttagctccaaacgAACGCCTCTTTctagttggaccggtgcgtcatatccggcaactgattgagtttgcttccttgttggacctgtgagtcatatcaggcaaCAATCAAGCACCCCGGCAGTATCATTGGGTCCTTCCGCAACCCATTGTGTCGTCAaacaatccatcagttctcttcggagttcatatcTCTTCATACCGGACGAGTGATCAGATTTAGggtgtatcaagtggtatcagagccactcttccggtaactctttatcattccatcttctcatctctccatattcttctaaacacttcttcttctacctttcttgaacccgggcccctcattacccaccatagttaaaaaaaaaaaaaaaagatctaagtttatgctgtaaaaaaaaaaaaaaaagagaaaaagttataaaaaaaaaaaagaaatttcaaagtttgatttgtttgtggtgtggtggtggaagagaaagcctgctggccgaagagaaatccggcctttgaggtggttaaggcgggttccctctaaatctcttatctttctatctttaAACACCTTCGTTTGTTTGGATCTACTCATTGGGATTCTTAGAGTTGTTCTTCTTAGAACTTTGAGTATAAGACTTTGAGTGCACACTTTAAACTGAGAGAAACACGTGTGTGGGTGAGGATCAAACACTCGAGTGTGTGAGATTTTTATCTAACGTTTTGTGTTTAAGATTTTTCAGGAACCATGACTAGTGAGGATGAAAGGAGCCGACCAGGAAACTCTTATGCTGGTTTATCTAACTTGCAGATGCGAGCTTTGAATGACAATATTGCTAATCTTATGAATTCAGGTTGGGAACAGATCCATCAGCGGCTTGATGCAATCGAGGCTAGCCAGCCGACCCAAACCAGAACCGGAGCACGGAGAGATCGTCCAAGGAGGAACAACCGATCAGATGATGATATCCAAGAGGATGACTTCCCAGTGGACGATGATCGATCCATCAACCGACCTAGGAGAGGTCACAGAAACCAAACTCAAGGTGATATCAATCCTTTTGCTAGGGATGATAGGGCTGATAACGGTTTGCAAGGATTGAAACTGAAAATTCCACCTTTTGAGGGTAAAAATGATCCTGATGTTTTTCTTGAATGGGAAAGAAAAATTGAACTTGTCTTTGATTGTCAAAACTTCTCTGAACTTAAGAAAGTTAGATTGGCTGCAACTGAATTTTCTGGCTATGCTATTAATTGGTATGATCAAGTTGTGACTAGCAGGAGAAGGAATGGTGGCCGGCCAATAGCCTCATGGGATGAGCTCACTACCTTGATGCGGAGACGGTTTGTTCCAGAACACTACCATCATGACCTTCACCAAAGGCTGAGACGTTTGCTTCAGGGAACTAAGTCCGTGGAAGACTATTTCCAAGAAATGGAGACTTTGATGATCAAAGCCGATGTAGACGAGACCTTGGAAGCAACCATGGCCCGATTCCTTGCTGGACTCAACCGGGACATCCAAGACCGAATGGAGCTTCAAGACTATGAAAGCCTGAACCAGATGCTCCACAAGGCAattctgatcgaacagcaaacCAAGAGGAAGAGCTTTTCCAAGCCGGCCTTTGCTCCCAAACCGGCCTTTGCTCCCAAACCAAGCTATCAAGACAAGGGTAAGTCTTCTTCCACAACAAATAATGCTTTTAAGACTGATGTCCCTGCTCGTTTTGACAAAGGAAAAACAGTTGAGACTCCTAGCCGTGCAAGAGACATCAGgtgcttcaagtgtcaaggTCTAGGACACTATGCCAACAAATGTCCCAACCAAAGGGTGATGATTCTCATGGAGAATGGTGAGGTCGAGTCCGAG is from Raphanus sativus cultivar WK10039 unplaced genomic scaffold, ASM80110v3 Scaffold3379, whole genome shotgun sequence and encodes:
- the LOC130506540 gene encoding uncharacterized protein LOC130506540; the protein is MTSEDERSRPGNSYAGLSNLQMRALNDNIANLMNSGWEQIHQRLDAIEASQPTQTRTGARRDRPRRNNRSDDDIQEDDFPVDDDRSINRPRRGHRNQTQGDINPFARDDRADNGLQGLKLKIPPFEGKNDPDVFLEWERKIELVFDCQNFSELKKVRLAATEFSGYAINWYDQVVTSRRRNGGRPIASWDELTTLMRRRFVPEHYHHDLHQRLRRLLQGTKSVEDYFQEMETLMIKADVDETLEATMARFLAGLNRDIQDRMELQDYESLNQMLHKAILIEQQTKRKSFSKPAFAPKPAFAPKPSYQDKGKSSSTTNNAFKTDVPARFDKGKTVETPSRARDIRCFKCQGLGHYANKCPNQRVMILMENGEVESEDEKEDEEDSGPVFDDDEGPFDYPHHGPLLVARKPLDDPLGPIFDEEVDHSLYDSGPIFDADSGPIFDEEDIYDYPAHGPLLVTRRSLSVQPKTNEKEQRENLFHSRCLVSEKVCSLIIDGGSCTNVASDILVRKLGLVTRPLSRPFRLEWQNEDGAQYVKEQVTVPLTIGRYEDEVVCNVLTMDACHILLGRPWQFDKKAVHDGFTNRHSFDHNGKKITLVPLTPLEVHQDQLQLKRNREKGV